Below is a window of Streptomyces qaidamensis DNA.
AGGGCAGTTCCGTACGGAGCGCGGCGACGGCGTGACGTTCCACCGCCGTACGGCCCGGGAAGCGGATGTCCTGCAGCTTGCGCACGGTCGAGCGGGGGCCGTCGCAGCCGACCAGGAAACTGCCGCGCCACCAGGTGCCCTTGGGACCGCGAGTGTGTGCGGTGACGCCGGAGGGCTCCTGCTCGATCCCGTCGAGGCGGCTCTCCACGGCGATTCTGACGAGCCGTTCGCCGGTGAGGGCGGCGCGCAGAGCGCCGGTCAGCACGTGCTGGGCGATGTGCAGGGGAACGGGCTCGGCGCCGTCGAAGACGATCTCGCGCATCACCTGCTTGCGCCGCATCGACCGCCATCCGGCCCAGCGCGCACCGGCTCGGGCGAGCGGCATGCCGGTCAGTCGTTCCACGAGGGCGGCGGTGTCCTCGCGCAGGACGACGGTGCGTGCCGCCCGGGGTTCGTCCTTGCCCGGGCCCTCGTCGAGGACGACGCAAGGGACTTCCTGACGTGCCAGTGCAAGGGCGAGCGTGAGCCCGACGGGCCCCGCTCCGACGATGATCACCGGGTCCACGGCGTGGCGCCCCCTGCCCGCGGTGGTGTCCTGAGAGACGTAGGTGAACAGGAAGTTGGAGCAGGGTGCACGATCACAGAACGTATGCAACCCATTGCCGGTGCTTGCGTCAAGTGACGAGGGCTGGTGGCGATCATGCAACGCAACAAGGGTAGCGGGGCGACACGCTCGTCACTTGAGGGGGTGTCAGGGAAGGGGGTCAGCGGCCGGCTTCTGCACCGGCACAATTGTGGCCCGCCGGATACCCGGCGGGCCACAAAAGGAGAGGTTGTCGGGCTGTCAGATGGAGCCGCCGGCACCGGTCCCGTAGGTGCCGCCCACCTCGGCCGCGTTCACGTCGTCCACCTTGTCGGCACCGAGAACAGCACCCGTGCTCCGCTTGCTGCGGCGCAGCCTGCCCTCCAGCCAGGAGGCGAAGGACGTGAGGATGAAGTTCAGCACGATGAAGATGACCGCCACCACGATGAAGCTGGGGATGACGTTCGCGTAGTTGGCCGCGAGGGTGCTCCGCGTGTTGAGGAGCTCGGTGAACCCGAGCATCACGCCGCCCAGCGCGGTGTCCTTCACGATGACGACCAGCTGGCTGACGATGGCGGGCAGCATCGCGGTGACGGCCTGCGGCAGCAGGATGCTCGACATCGTCTGGCTCTTGCGCAGGCCGATCGCCATGGCGGCTTCCGACTGGCCCTTGGGCAGGGACAAGATGCCGGCTCGTACGATCTCTGCGAGGACCGAGGCGTTGTAGAGCACCAGGCCGGTGACCACCGCGTACAGAGGCCGCTCGTCGCTGGGGATACCCGTGGAGCGGACGTAGAACTCGTTGGCGAACAGCATCAGCAGCAGCACCGGGATCGCCCGGAAGAACTCGACCACCGCGCCGGCCGGGATGCGCACCCAGCGGTGGTCGGACATGCGTGCGATGCCGAGGACGGCGCCCAGAGGGAGGGCGATGACCATGGCGAGAGCTGCGGCCTTCAGCGTGTCGGCCAGTCCCGGCAGCAGGTAGGTCGTCCAGGCCTCGGACGTGGTGAACGGCTCCCACAGGGACCACTTCAGCTGGCCCTTGTCGTCCAGCGTCTGCCACACCCACCACAGCAACAGGGCGAGCAGGACGAAGAAGACCACCGAGAACAGCACGTTGCGCCGCTTGGCCTTCGGGCCGGGGGCGTCGTAGAGAACGGACGTCATCGCTTCACCGCCAGTCGCTTGCTCAGCCAGCCGAGGAACAGGCCGGTGGGCAGGGTCAGTACCACGAACCCGAAGGCGAAGACCGCGCCGATGAGCAGCGTCTGTGCCTCGTTCTCGATCATTTCCTTCATCAGGAGGGCGGCCTCCGCCACGCCGATCGCGGCCGCCACGGTGGTGTTCTTGGTCAACGCGATGAGCACGTTGGCCAGCGGTCCGATGACGGAGCGGAACGCCTGCGGCAGTACCACGAGCCTCAATACCTGGCTGAAGCTGAGCCCGATGGCCCGTGCCGCCTCGGCCTGCCCGACGGGCACGGTGTTGATGCCGGAGCGGATGGCCTCGCAGACGAAGGCCGCGGTGTAGGCGACGAGGCCCAGGACCGCCAGGCGGAAGGCTCTGACCTTTAGTTCCTCGGTGCCCATCGTCACCCCGAAGATGTTGGCGAGGCCCAGCGAGGTGAAGACGATGATAACGGTCAAGGGGATGTTACGGACGAGGTTCACATAGGCGGTGCCGAAGCCGCGCATGAGCGGGACAGGGCTGACCCGCATGGCCGCCAGTAGGGTGCCCCAGATCAGGGAGCCGACGGCCGAGAAGACGGTGAGCTGCACCGTGACCCAGAAGGCACCCAGCAGGGTCGGGTTGTCATAGTCAGAAAGAAAGTCGAACACGATCTCCCGCGCTTCCGGGTGTGTGGCTTAGGTGGCGGACGTGCCGCGCCGCCGCCGGAGAAGCGATGGGCGGCGGCGCGCCTGCGGATCCCCGCTGTGATCGCGGGGATCCTGCGTCGGCGGAGTCCCGCGTTACTGGACGATCTGACCGATCTTCGGGGCTTCCTCGTTCTTGTAGTTCGCAGGTCCGAAGTTGTCCTCGACGGCCGTGTCCCAGGCGCCGTCGCTGACCATCTTCTCCAGCGCGTCGTTGATCTTGTTCAGGGTCTCGGTGGCGCCCTTCTTCACACCGATGCCGTAGTTCTCGTTGCTGAGCTTCAGTCCGGTGAGCTTGAACTGGCCCTTGTACTGGTCCTGCGCCGCGAAGCCGGCGAGGATCGCGTCGTCCGTGGTCACGGCGTCGAGGGCACCGCTCTGCAGGCCCGCGATGCACTCCGAGTAGCCGCCGAGCTCCTGCAACTGAGCCTTCGGGGCGATCTCGTTCTTGACGTTCTGAGCCGAGGTGGAGCCAGTCACCGAGCACAGCTTCTTGCCGTTGAGGTCGGTGCCTTCCTTAATGTCCGAGTCTGCCTTCACCAGCAGGTCCTGGTGGGCCAGCAGGTACGGACCGGCGAAGTCGACCTTCTGCTTGCGCTCGTCGGTGATCGAGTACGTGGCCGCGATCATCTTCACGTCGCCGCGGGACAGCGCGTTCTCACGGTCGGCGCTCTTGGTCTCGACCCACTCGATCTGGTTGGGCTCGTAGCCCAGTTCCTTGGCCACGTACGTCGCCACGTCCACGTCGAAGCCGGAGAAGGAACCGTCGGGCTCCTTCAGGCCCAGACCGGGCTGGTCGTACTTGATGCCGATCTTGATCTTGTCGCCGCCGCCGGAGCCGGAGCCGTTGGAGTCACCGCCGTCGTCGCCACCACAGGCGGTGGCGGTCAGAGCGAGGACGAGAGCGGTGGCGGCCGCAGCGGAGACCTTGCGGAGCTTCATGGTGAACATCCTTTGCCGTGAAGAGAAAACCGTCGTTGCGGGTGACGCGGATCGCCTCGGACGCGACCCGCGCCGTCAGTGATGCAGGATCTTCGAAAGGAAGTCCTTGGCACGATCGCTGCGCGGATTGCTGAAGAACTGGTCGGGCGCAGCCTCCTCGACGATTCGGCCGTCCGCCATGAACACCACGCGGTTTGCAGCCGATCGTGCGAAACCCATCTCATGGGTGACGACGATCATGGTCATGCCGTCGCGGGCGAGCTGCTGCATGACCTCCAGCACCTCGTTGATCATCTCGGGGTCGAGCGCGGAGGTCGGCTCGTCGAAGAGCATCACCTTCGGCTCCATGGCCAGGGCCCGTGCGATGGCGACGCGCTGCTGCTGGCCGCCGGAGAGCTGAGCCGGGTACTTCTCGGCCTGCGCGCCCACACCGACCCGGTCGAGCAGGGCCCGGGCCCGCTCCTCGGCCGCCTTCTTGTCCTTCTTGCGGACCTTGATCTGGCCGAGCATCACGTTCTCGAGCACGGTCTTGTGCGCGAAGAGGTTGAAGGACTGGAAGACCATCCCGACGTCGGCGCGCAGCTTCGCGAGCGCCTTGCCCTCGGCGGGCAGCGGCTTGCCGTCGATCGTGATCGTGCCGGAGTCGGTCGACTCCAGGCGGTTGATGGTGCGGCACAGGGTGGACTTGCCGGACCCGGAGGGCCCGATGACCACGACGACTTCACCGCGGGCGATCGTCAGGTCGATGTCCTGGAGTACGTGCAACGCGCCGAAGTGCTTGTTGACGCTCTTCAGGACGACCAGTTCTCCGGTCGCGGCCACATCTTCCTTGGCCACCGATACTTCGGTCATCGCTCTCAGGCTCCGTCCTCCTCGGTTTCGGAGGACAGTAGTGACCCCGTACGACCTGCGTCATTACATCTGAGGGGAATCTGAGCATCACGATCCGATAGCAATCGGACACGTGTCGTAGCACTTGGGAGCGGCGCTCATACCAGCCGGGTAACGGAAGCGGTCCGCAACCGGAACCCTCTTGACGCCGTCCTCATCCATCAGCGTGACTGCACAAGGTGCACGCGCGCGCGTGCACACGTTTTTTGTACACATTCAGATCGTACGGCCAGTGAACCGAAGGGGGCCCACGTGAGACTGCTGCTCGTCGAGGACGACAACCACGTCGCCGCCGCCCTGTCGGCGGTTCTGGCGCGGCACGGGTTCGACGTCACCCACGCGCGCAGCGGTGAGGAGGCCCTCCAGGCACTCGTCCCGGAGGTCGACTGCTTCGGCGTCGTCCTCCTCGACCTCGGCCTGCCCGACCAGGACGGATACGAGGTCTGCGGCAAGATCCGCAAGCGCACCAGCACCCCGGTGATCATGGTCACCGCGCGCTCCGACGTGCGCTCCCGCATCCACGGCCTCAACCTCGGCGCCGACGACTACGTGGTGAAGCCCTACGACACCGGGGAACTGCTCGCCCGCATCCACGCGGTCAGCCGGCGGACCTCCCACGAGGACACCTCCAGCGGCATCGAGACCGAGCTGCGGCTCGGCCCGGTGCACATCGAGCTGCCCACCCGCCGGGTCAGTGTGGACGGGTCGGTGGTGCAGCTGACCCGCAAGGAGTTCGACCTGCTGGCCCTCCTCGCGCAGCGGCCCGGGGTGGTCTTCCGCCGGGAGCAGATCATCAGCGAGGTGTGGCGGACCAGCTGGGAAGGGACCGGGCGCACCCTGGAGGTGCATGTCGCGTCCCTGCGCGCCAAGCTGCGGATGCCGGCCCTCATCGAGACCGTACGCGGGGTCGGCTACCGGCTCGTCGCGCCTGCCGGTTAGCGGGGCCGGGTGCGCACTCGTCTGCTCCCGCTGCTCATCATCCTGATGGCCGCCGTGCTGCTCGCCCTCGGCATCCCGCTCGCCGTCAGCCTCGCGGGCGCGCAGCAGCAGAAGGTCGTCGTCGACCGCATCGACGACACGGCCCGCTTCGCGGCCCTCGCGCAGTTCGTCACCGACTCGCCCGACGGGACCACCGGCGCGTTCGAGAACGAGCGGCTGGCCACCCTCAGCAGCGAGCTGCGCAGCTACTACGAGGTCTACGGCATCCGCTCCGGTGTCTTCTACCGCACCGGCGTGGCCATGGCCCACGCCCCGGCCGACTGGTCCCTGCCGAGGGAGGGCGAGGTCTGGGACGCCTTCTCCGAGGCGAAGCTCAGCCGCCGCAGCCACGATCCGAAGCAGGTGTGGCCCTGGCAGCGCCGCAACCTCGTGGTGGCCTCGCCGGTCATCCGGGACGGGGACGTCGTCGCGGTCGTCGTCACCGACTCGCCCACCGGACAGATGCGCTCGCGCACGCTGCACGGCTGGCTGGTCATCGCCACGGGTGAGTTCGCCGCGATGCTGCTGGCCGTCGGTGCCGCCCTGCGGCTGACCGGCTGGGTGCTCAAGCCCGTACGGGTCCTGGACGCCACCACCCACGACATCGCCACCGGGCGGCTCAAGTCCCGGGTCGCAGCCGCCGGCGGGCCGCCGGAACTCCAGCGCCTGGCAAGGTCGTTCAACGAGATGGCCGACAACGTCGAGGACGTGCTGGAGCAGCAGCGCGCCTTCGTCGCCGACGCCTCGCACCAGCTGCGCAACCCCCTCGCGGCGCTGCTGCTGCGCATCGAGCTGCTCTCCTTCGAGCTGCCCGAGGGCAACAAGGAGATCGCCTCGGTGCAAGCCGAGGGCAAGCGTCTCGCGCAGGTCCTGGACGACCTGCTCGACCTGGCGCTGGCCGAGCACACCGAGGCGGATCTGAAGATCACCGACATCGGCGAGCTCGCCGCCGAACGTCTCGCGGCCTGGACGCCCACCGCCGAGGCCAAGGGGGTGCGTCTGGTGGGGGACTGCCCGCCGACGACCGCGTGGGCCGACCCGGTCGCCCTGTCCAGCGCGCTGGACGCGGTCATCGACAACGCGGTGAAGTTCACGCCCGAGGACGAGAGCGTCGAGGTGAGCGTCGCCTCCCACGGCGACACCACCACCGTCGTCGTCACCGACCACGGCCCCGGCCTCACCGACGAGGAACTGGCCCGCGTCGGCGACCGCTTCTGGCGCAGCGGCCGGCATCAGAACATCAAGGGCTCGGGTCTCGGGCTGTCCATCTCCCGGGCGCTGCTCGCGGCGGGCGGCGGTTCGATCACGTACGACCGACACGAGCCGCACGGGCTGAAGGTGACGGTGGCGGTGCCGCGGTCGGCGCCTACGGCCTGACAAAGGGCGAGGATCGGGAGAGGCCGGGCGCTACGGCTTGACCGACTGGTAGTAGCGCTGGGCACCGGCATGCAGTTGCAGCGGGTCGGTGTAGATCGCCGTGCGGACGTCGACCAGCTGGGCGGAGTGGACGGTCGCCCCGATGAGGTCCCGGCTGTCCAGCACCGTACGGGTCAGCCACTCGGTGAGCCGGGGATCCATGTCGCTGCGGGTGACCAGCAGGTTGGACACGGCGAGAGTGGGGACCGGCTTGCCGCGCTGGATGGAGGGGTAGGCCGATTCCGGCATCTTCGTGGCGCGGTAGTAGCGCGTGGCACCGCCCTGGTCGTGCAGCTTGGCCACGAGCGTGGCGTCGATGGGCACGAACCGGAAGGCCGATGCCGACTTGTTGGCCAGGCGGCTGAGACCGTCCGTGGGCAGTCCGCCCGACCAGAAGAACGCATCGAGGCCGTGCCCCAGGCGCTTGGGTCCGGTGTCGATGCCGTCCGAGGACGGCTCGATGTCCTTCTCCGGGTCGATGCCGGCCGCCTTGAGCACACCCTTGGCTATCAGCCGCACGCCGGAGTCGGGCAGCCCTATGGCCACGCGCTTGCCCCGCAGGTCGGCGACGGAGCGGATGTCCGAGTCGGGCGGCACGACGAGCTGGACGTAGTCGTCGTACAGGCGGGCGACGCCGCGCAGCCGGTCGGCCCCCGGGCTGTTGTCGAGCTTGTACGTGGCGACCGCGTCGGCGGCGGCGATCGCGAAGTCGGAATCGCCGCTCGCCACGTCGGCGACGTTCTCCTGCGAGCCGGCGCTGGTCAGCAGCCGCACCTTCAGGTCGGGCATGTCCTTGTCGATCTCGTTGCGCAGGAGTTCGCCGTACTCGTGGTAGACCCCGGCGCGGGTGCCCGTGCTGAACGTGATCGTCCCGCTCGGCGGCTCCTGCGCCCAGGGACGCAGCCACCACAGCAGCAGGCCGAGGACCACGAGGGCGGCGGTGCCGCCCAGCAGGGCCCGGCGCCTGCCGACAGGGGGGAGCGTTCTGGACATGCGGGCGATCCTGCCAGCCGGGGTGCCCGCTGACCAGGGCAGGGGTCACAGGGGCGGGGCGGGGGACTGTCAGTGGTCGCCACTACAGTCGCCCCCATGAGCTCTTCGCCCGCCGACCTGGTCCGTGCGTTCCACCTGGCCTTCGGCCTGGACGCCCGCAGCACGCCCACGGAGGTCTCCCCGGAACTGGCGGCCCACCGGGGTGAGCTTCTCGCGGAGGAGGCCCGGGAGGTCGCCGAGGTGTCGGTGCGGGGTCCGCTCGACCGGCTCGCGCACGAACTGGCGGACGTGGTCTACGTCGCGTACGGCACCGCCCTCGTGCACGGCATCGACCTGGACGCGGTGCTCGCCGAGATCCACCGCTCCAACATGACGAAGATCGGCCCCGACGGCTCCGTCTCCCGCCGCGAGGACGGCAAGGTCCTCAAGGGGGAGCACTACGAGGCGCCGGACGTACGGGGGGTGCTGCGCGGACAGGGGTGGGTGCCGGGCGGGGGCGCCTGACCAGGGGGTCACGCTCCGGGCCGCCCGGCCCACCGCCTCCTCAGTCGGCGACCGGTGCCTCGGCCTCGGCCGCCCGGGGTGCGGGCTCGGGGCGGCTGGGCTCGCGTCGCCGGGCCCACCAGGTCGCCACCGGCTCGGTGTAGCGCGCGGTGAGCGGGCCCAGAACGACCAGGATCAGGACGTAGGCCGTGGCCAGCGGGCCTAGGGACGGTTCGATCCCGGCCGCGACCGCCAGGCCGGCGATGACGATGGAGAACTCACCGCGGGCCACCAGCGCGCCGCCCGCCCGCCAGCGACCCTTCACGGAGATCCCGGCCCGCCGGGCCGCCCAGTATCCGGTGGCGATCTTCGTCAGCGCGGTGACGACGGCCAGTCCGAGGGCCGGCAGCAGGACGGGCGGGATGCTCGACGGGTCGGTGTGCAGCCCGAAGAAGACGAAGAAGACCGCCGCGAACAGGTCACGCAGGGGGCTCAGCAAGGTGTGCGCACCCTCCGCGACCTCCCCCGACAGCGCGATGCCCACCAGGAAGGCCCCCACCGCCGCGGAGACCTGGAGCTGCTGCGCGACACCCGCGACCAGGATCGTCAGACCCAGCACGACCAGCAGCAGCTTCTCCGGGTCGTCGCTGGAGACGAACCGCGAGATGAGCCTGCCGTAGCGCACGGCCAGGAACAGCACGAGCCCCGCCGCGCCCAGCGCGATCGCCAGGGTCACGCTCCCGGCCATCAGCCCGACGCCCGCCACCAGCGCCGTGACGATGGGCAGGTACACCGCCATCGCCAGATCCTCCAGCACCAGCACACTGAGGATGACCGGCGTCTCCCGGTTGCCGACCCGGCCCAGGTCGCCCAGTACCTTCGCGATCACACCGGACGACGAGATCCACGTGACACCGGCCAGTACGACGGCGGCCACCGGACCCCAGCCGAGCAGCAGCGCCACGGCAGCGCCGGGCAGCGCGTTGAGGGCGCAGTCGACCAGACCGGAGGGGTAGTGGGTCTTGAGGTTGGAGACCAGGTCGGTCGCCGTGTACTCCAGGCCCAGCATCAGCAGCAGGAGGATGACGCCGATCTCCGCGCCGATGGCGACGAACTCCTCGCTCGCGCCCAGCGGCAGCAGACCGCCCTCACCGAAGGCCAGACCGGCCAGGAGGTAGAGGGGTATCGGCGAGAGCTGGAAGCGGCCGGCGAACCGGCCCAGCAGGCCGAGGCCGAGAATGATGGAACCGAACTCGATGAGCAGAACCGCGGAGTGCAACGGCTCACTCCCGCTCGAGTATGGTCGCGGCCGCGTCGACACCCTCACGGGTCCCGACGACGATCAGGGTGTCACCACCGGCCAGCCGGAAGTCCGGCGCGGGCGACGGGATGGCCTCGGCCCGGCGCAGCACGGCCACCACCGAGGCGCCCGTCTCCGTCCGCATCCGCATGTCGCCCAGCAGCCGCCCGTTCCAGCGCGAGGTCGCGGCCACCTCGATCCGCTCGGCGACCAGTCCCAGATCCGTGGTGTACAGCAGGCTCGGGCTGTGGTGGGACGGCTTCAGCGCGTCGATCAGCGACCCCGCCTCCGAGCTGGTCAGCTTCAGGGACTGGGCGCAGGAGTCGGGGTCGTCGGGCCGGTACACGTTCACCGTGCGCGTGCCGTCGCGGTGTGCCACCACCGACAGATGCCGGTGTTCACGGGTCTCCAGGTCGTACTGGACCCCGATACCCGGCAGCGGCGTCGCCCTCAGGCGCGGAGCTGACACGTTACTTCCCCTTGTTCGTCTTGTTTGTCGTGCATGGTCGGTCTGCTGAACGGTCTCGATCATCGAACGGGTCAAGTCCGCATGCTCCCATCCGGTCGTACGGTGGCGACATGGGTGTCGTGACGGATATACGCAGCGGCCGGCCGCCGGAGAGGGTGGAGGGGGCCGTGCAGGGTGCGAAGGCGGGGAGGAGCGGATCCGGAAGCGTGTCGTTGTTCTGGCGGATCTTCTCGCTCAACGCCGCCGGCCTGGTCGTGGCCACGGCGTTGCTGCTCGGCCCGGTCACCGTGTCCACACCCGTTCTCGCGGGCGAGGCCCTAGTCCTGCTCTGCGGCCTGGTGGTGCTGCTCGCGGGCAACGCACTCGTGCTGCGGTTCGGCCTGGTGCCCCTGCAGCGGCTGGACCGGGCCATGGCCACCGCGGACCTGCTGCGTCCGGGCTCCCGGCCGGTGGTCGCGGGACCGGCTGAGACGGCCGGGCTGATCACCACGTACAACACCATGCTCGACCGGCTGGAGGCCGAACGGGCCGCGGGCGCCGCGCGGGCCCTGTCCGCACAGGAGAGCGAACGGCACCGGATCGCACGCGAGCTCCACGACGAGGTCGGGCAGACCCTGACCGCCGTCCTCCTCCAGCTCAAGCGCGTCGCCGACCGGGCGCCCGAGGGCCTTCGCGAGGAGGTCGGCCAGGCGCAGGAGGCGACCCGGGCCGGCCTGGACGAGATCCGCCGGATCGCCCGCCGGCTGCGCCCCGGTGTCCTGGAGGAACTCGGGCTGGCCAGCGCCCTGCGCTCGCTCGCCGGCGAGTTCACGACCCACGGGCTGACCGTGCGCCACCACGTCACCGGCGATCTGCCCGCCCTGACCCCGGAAGCGGAACTCGTCGTCTACCGGGTCGCCCAGGAGGGGCTGACCAACACCGCCCGGCACGCCGCGGCCGACCGCGCCGAACTCCGCCTCCAGCCGGTCCCCGGCGGCGTCGAACTCCTCGTCCGGGACAACGGCACGGGCCTCGGCCACGCCGTCGAGGGCGCCGGCATCACGGGCATGCGCGAACGCGCCCTGCTGATCGGCGCCGCCCTGGCCCTGGAACCGGCCCCGGGCGGGGGCACCGACGTACGGCTGCGCATACCGGTGACAACAGGCGTACCGGCGACGGAAGGACCCCGCTGATGTCCACGCCGGTCCGCGTCCTGCTCGCCGACGACCACACCCTCGTACGCCGGGGCGTGCGCCTCATCCTGGACGGGGAACCTGACCTGACGGTCGTCGCCGAGGCCGGCGACGGGGCCGAGGCCGTCGCACGCGCCCGCGAGACCGCCGTCGACCTGGCCGTCCTGGACGTGGCCATGCCCCGCATGACCGGCCTCCAGGCGGCCCGGGAACTCTCCCGCCGGCTGCCCGGCCTGCACATCCTGATCCTGACCATGTACGACAACGAGGAGTACTTCTTCGAGGCGCTCAGGGCCGGGGCCAGCGGCTACGTCCTCAAGTCCGTCGCGGACCGCGACCTGGTCGAGGCCTGCCGGGCGGCCGTGCGCGACGAGCCGTTCATCTACCCCGGCGCCGAACGCGCCCTCGTCCGCTCCTACCTGGAGCGGCTGCACCGGGGCGACGGCCTGCCCGAGAGGGCCATCACCGAACGCGAGGAGGAGATCCTCAAGCTGGTGGCCGAGGGCCACACCTCGAAGGAGATCGGCGAACTCCTCTTCATCAGCGCCAAGACGGTCGAGCGCCACCGTGCCAACCTCCTCCAGAAGCTCG
It encodes the following:
- a CDS encoding amino acid ABC transporter permease; translated protein: MTSVLYDAPGPKAKRRNVLFSVVFFVLLALLLWWVWQTLDDKGQLKWSLWEPFTTSEAWTTYLLPGLADTLKAAALAMVIALPLGAVLGIARMSDHRWVRIPAGAVVEFFRAIPVLLLMLFANEFYVRSTGIPSDERPLYAVVTGLVLYNASVLAEIVRAGILSLPKGQSEAAMAIGLRKSQTMSSILLPQAVTAMLPAIVSQLVVIVKDTALGGVMLGFTELLNTRSTLAANYANVIPSFIVVAVIFIVLNFILTSFASWLEGRLRRSKRSTGAVLGADKVDDVNAAEVGGTYGTGAGGSI
- a CDS encoding amino acid ABC transporter permease; translated protein: MFDFLSDYDNPTLLGAFWVTVQLTVFSAVGSLIWGTLLAAMRVSPVPLMRGFGTAYVNLVRNIPLTVIIVFTSLGLANIFGVTMGTEELKVRAFRLAVLGLVAYTAAFVCEAIRSGINTVPVGQAEAARAIGLSFSQVLRLVVLPQAFRSVIGPLANVLIALTKNTTVAAAIGVAEAALLMKEMIENEAQTLLIGAVFAFGFVVLTLPTGLFLGWLSKRLAVKR
- a CDS encoding glutamate ABC transporter substrate-binding protein, yielding MKLRKVSAAAATALVLALTATACGGDDGGDSNGSGSGGGDKIKIGIKYDQPGLGLKEPDGSFSGFDVDVATYVAKELGYEPNQIEWVETKSADRENALSRGDVKMIAATYSITDERKQKVDFAGPYLLAHQDLLVKADSDIKEGTDLNGKKLCSVTGSTSAQNVKNEIAPKAQLQELGGYSECIAGLQSGALDAVTTDDAILAGFAAQDQYKGQFKLTGLKLSNENYGIGVKKGATETLNKINDALEKMVSDGAWDTAVEDNFGPANYKNEEAPKIGQIVQ
- a CDS encoding amino acid ABC transporter ATP-binding protein; translated protein: MTEVSVAKEDVAATGELVVLKSVNKHFGALHVLQDIDLTIARGEVVVVIGPSGSGKSTLCRTINRLESTDSGTITIDGKPLPAEGKALAKLRADVGMVFQSFNLFAHKTVLENVMLGQIKVRKKDKKAAEERARALLDRVGVGAQAEKYPAQLSGGQQQRVAIARALAMEPKVMLFDEPTSALDPEMINEVLEVMQQLARDGMTMIVVTHEMGFARSAANRVVFMADGRIVEEAAPDQFFSNPRSDRAKDFLSKILHH
- a CDS encoding response regulator transcription factor, yielding MRLLLVEDDNHVAAALSAVLARHGFDVTHARSGEEALQALVPEVDCFGVVLLDLGLPDQDGYEVCGKIRKRTSTPVIMVTARSDVRSRIHGLNLGADDYVVKPYDTGELLARIHAVSRRTSHEDTSSGIETELRLGPVHIELPTRRVSVDGSVVQLTRKEFDLLALLAQRPGVVFRREQIISEVWRTSWEGTGRTLEVHVASLRAKLRMPALIETVRGVGYRLVAPAG
- a CDS encoding sensor histidine kinase; the encoded protein is MRTRLLPLLIILMAAVLLALGIPLAVSLAGAQQQKVVVDRIDDTARFAALAQFVTDSPDGTTGAFENERLATLSSELRSYYEVYGIRSGVFYRTGVAMAHAPADWSLPREGEVWDAFSEAKLSRRSHDPKQVWPWQRRNLVVASPVIRDGDVVAVVVTDSPTGQMRSRTLHGWLVIATGEFAAMLLAVGAALRLTGWVLKPVRVLDATTHDIATGRLKSRVAAAGGPPELQRLARSFNEMADNVEDVLEQQRAFVADASHQLRNPLAALLLRIELLSFELPEGNKEIASVQAEGKRLAQVLDDLLDLALAEHTEADLKITDIGELAAERLAAWTPTAEAKGVRLVGDCPPTTAWADPVALSSALDAVIDNAVKFTPEDESVEVSVASHGDTTTVVVTDHGPGLTDEELARVGDRFWRSGRHQNIKGSGLGLSISRALLAAGGGSITYDRHEPHGLKVTVAVPRSAPTA
- a CDS encoding TAXI family TRAP transporter solute-binding subunit encodes the protein MSRTLPPVGRRRALLGGTAALVVLGLLLWWLRPWAQEPPSGTITFSTGTRAGVYHEYGELLRNEIDKDMPDLKVRLLTSAGSQENVADVASGDSDFAIAAADAVATYKLDNSPGADRLRGVARLYDDYVQLVVPPDSDIRSVADLRGKRVAIGLPDSGVRLIAKGVLKAAGIDPEKDIEPSSDGIDTGPKRLGHGLDAFFWSGGLPTDGLSRLANKSASAFRFVPIDATLVAKLHDQGGATRYYRATKMPESAYPSIQRGKPVPTLAVSNLLVTRSDMDPRLTEWLTRTVLDSRDLIGATVHSAQLVDVRTAIYTDPLQLHAGAQRYYQSVKP
- a CDS encoding MazG nucleotide pyrophosphohydrolase domain-containing protein; protein product: MSSSPADLVRAFHLAFGLDARSTPTEVSPELAAHRGELLAEEAREVAEVSVRGPLDRLAHELADVVYVAYGTALVHGIDLDAVLAEIHRSNMTKIGPDGSVSRREDGKVLKGEHYEAPDVRGVLRGQGWVPGGGA
- a CDS encoding cation:proton antiporter, which translates into the protein MHSAVLLIEFGSIILGLGLLGRFAGRFQLSPIPLYLLAGLAFGEGGLLPLGASEEFVAIGAEIGVILLLLMLGLEYTATDLVSNLKTHYPSGLVDCALNALPGAAVALLLGWGPVAAVVLAGVTWISSSGVIAKVLGDLGRVGNRETPVILSVLVLEDLAMAVYLPIVTALVAGVGLMAGSVTLAIALGAAGLVLFLAVRYGRLISRFVSSDDPEKLLLVVLGLTILVAGVAQQLQVSAAVGAFLVGIALSGEVAEGAHTLLSPLRDLFAAVFFVFFGLHTDPSSIPPVLLPALGLAVVTALTKIATGYWAARRAGISVKGRWRAGGALVARGEFSIVIAGLAVAAGIEPSLGPLATAYVLILVVLGPLTARYTEPVATWWARRREPSRPEPAPRAAEAEAPVAD
- a CDS encoding cation:proton antiporter regulatory subunit, translated to MSAPRLRATPLPGIGVQYDLETREHRHLSVVAHRDGTRTVNVYRPDDPDSCAQSLKLTSSEAGSLIDALKPSHHSPSLLYTTDLGLVAERIEVAATSRWNGRLLGDMRMRTETGASVVAVLRRAEAIPSPAPDFRLAGGDTLIVVGTREGVDAAATILERE
- a CDS encoding sensor histidine kinase, giving the protein MSLFWRIFSLNAAGLVVATALLLGPVTVSTPVLAGEALVLLCGLVVLLAGNALVLRFGLVPLQRLDRAMATADLLRPGSRPVVAGPAETAGLITTYNTMLDRLEAERAAGAARALSAQESERHRIARELHDEVGQTLTAVLLQLKRVADRAPEGLREEVGQAQEATRAGLDEIRRIARRLRPGVLEELGLASALRSLAGEFTTHGLTVRHHVTGDLPALTPEAELVVYRVAQEGLTNTARHAAADRAELRLQPVPGGVELLVRDNGTGLGHAVEGAGITGMRERALLIGAALALEPAPGGGTDVRLRIPVTTGVPATEGPR
- a CDS encoding response regulator — encoded protein: MSTPVRVLLADDHTLVRRGVRLILDGEPDLTVVAEAGDGAEAVARARETAVDLAVLDVAMPRMTGLQAARELSRRLPGLHILILTMYDNEEYFFEALRAGASGYVLKSVADRDLVEACRAAVRDEPFIYPGAERALVRSYLERLHRGDGLPERAITEREEEILKLVAEGHTSKEIGELLFISAKTVERHRANLLQKLGMRDRLELTRYAIRAGLIEP